In one Gadus morhua chromosome 7, gadMor3.0, whole genome shotgun sequence genomic region, the following are encoded:
- the dlg4a gene encoding disks large homolog 4 isoform X4, protein MDCLCIVTTKKYRYQDEETPPLEHSPSHLAPGKSAEMLHMSDKNLAAMEALHGYTPHTHISPVKPVLMSSGHTPMYTSAVSTLGNSPPMVVNTDTLDGSPYVNGTEGEIEYEEITLERGNSGLGFSIAGGTDNPHVGDDPSIFITKIIPGGAAAQDGRLSVNDCILFVNDVDVREVTHSQAVEALKEAGAIVRLYVLRRKPAAEKVTEIKLIKGPKGLGFSIAGGVGNQHIPGDNSIYVTKIIEGGAAHKDGRLQIGDKILAVNTVCLEDVMHEDAVGALKNTAEVVYLRVAKPNNLYLTNSYNPPDLTSTYSHMDTDLSHPNYLGSDYPQALTPTSPSRFSPVLHGMMGDEDLPRDPRRVLIHRGSTGLGFNIVGGEDGEGIFISFILAGGPADLSGELHKGDQIISVNGVDLRMATHEQAAAALKNAGQTVTIIAQYRPDEYSRFEAKIHDLREQLMNSSMGSGTTTLRSNTKRGFYLRALFDYDKTADCGFLSQALGFHFGDVLHVIDCGDEEWWQARRVTTPNEAEEMGFIPSKHRVERKEWSRTKERDHSRETLGSQGNPHSYETVTQVEVHYARPIIILGPVKDRVNDDLLSEFPDKFGSCVPHTTRPKREYEVDGRDYHFVSSREQMEKDIQSHRFIEAGQYNSHLYGTSVQSVREVAEQQGKHCILDVSANAVRRLQAAQLHPIAIFVRPKSLENVLEINTRLTEEQARKGMDRALKLEQDFLECFSAVVDGDSFEEVYHKVKTVIEEQSGPYIWIPTRERL, encoded by the exons AAGTACAGGTACCAGGATGAGGAGACGCCCCCCCTGGAGCACAGTCCATCCCACCTGGCCCCAGGGAAGAGCGCAGAGATGCTGCACATGAGCGACAAGAACCTGGCCGCCATGGAGGCCCTGCACGGatacacacctcacacacacatctctcctgttaag CCTGTGTTGATGTCCTCGGGACACACGCCGATGTACACCTCCGCCGTTTCCACGCTG GGAAATTCTCCCCCAATGGTTGTGAACACGGACACACTCGACGGCTCGCCATAC GTAAATGGAACCGAAGGAGAAATCGAATATGAGGAGATCACATTGGAGCGA GGGAACTCAGGTCTGGGCTTCAGCATCGCCGGGGGAACTGACAACCCCCACGTGGGAGACGACCCCAGCATCTTCATCACCAAAATCATCCCTGGAGGCGCGGCGGCCCAGGACGGCCGTTTGAG CGTCAACGACTGCATCCTGTTTGTGAACGACGTGGACGTGAGGGAGGTGACCCACAGCCAGGCGGTGGAGGCGCTGAAGGAGGCCGGGGCCATCGTCCGCCTCTACGTCCTACGGAGGAAGCCCGCGGCCGAGAAAGTCACAGAGATCAAACTCATCAAGGGACCcaaag GGTTGGGTTTCAGCATTGCTGGAGGGGTGGGGAACCAGCATATACCAGGAGACAACAGCATCTATGTCACCAAGATCATTGAGGGTGGGGCCGCCCACAAAGATGGCCGCCTGCAGATCGGGGACAAGATACTGGCG GTGAACACCGTGTGTTTGGAGGACGTGATGCACGAGGACGCGGTGGGCGCGCTAAAGAACACGGCTGAGGTGGTGTACCTGCGCGTGGCCAAGCCCAACAACCTGTACCTGACCAACTCCTACAACCCCCCAGACCTCACCAGCA CATATTCTCATATGGACACGGACCTCAGCCACCCCAACTACCTTGGCTCGGATTACCCACAAGCCCTCACTCCCACCTCGCCCAGCCGGTTCTCACCTGTGCTGCATGGCATGATGGGAGACGAAGACCTGCCCAG ggacccTAGGAGAGTGCTGATCCACAGGGGGTCCACGGGACTAGGCTTCAACATcgtgggaggagaggacggggaGGGCATCTTCATCTCCTTCATCCTGGCCGGAGGCCCGGCCGACCTGAGCGGGGAGCTGCACAAGGGAGACCAGATCATCAGT GTGAACGGCGTCGACCTGCGGATGGCGACTCATGAGCAGGCGGCCGCAGCACTGAAGAACGCCGGTCAGACTGTCACCATCATCGCTCAGTACCGGCCCGACG agtACAGCCGCTTTGAGGCGAAGATCCACGATCTGAGAGAGCAGCTGATGAACAGCAGTATGGGATCTGGAACGACCACGCTACGAAGCAACACCAAGAGGGGATTCTACTTAAG GGCTCTGTTTGACTACGACAAGACGGCAGACTGCGGCTTCCTCAGCCAGGCGCTGGGCTTCCACTTCGGGGACGTGCTCCACGTCATCGACTGTGGGGACGAGGAGTGGTGGCAGGCCCGCCGGGTCACCACCCCCAACGAGGCCGAGGAGATGGGCTTCATCCCCAGCAAACACAG GGTAGAAAGGAAAGAATGGTCTCGCACCAAAGAGAGG GACCACAGTCGCGAAACTCTGGGCTCTCAAG GGAACCCACACAGTTATGAGACGGTCACACAAGTAGAAG TCCATTACGCCAGGCCCATCATTATTCTGGGCCCGGTGAAAGACCGAGTCAACGACGACCTACTCTCAGAGTTCCCCGACAAGTTTGGATCCTGTGTTCCAC ACACCACGCGGCCCAAGCGGGAGTACGAGGTGGATGGGCGGGACTACCACTTTGTGTCGTCAAGGGAACAGATGGAGAAGGACATCCAGAGCCACCGCTTCATCGAGGCCGGCCAGTACAACAGCCACCTGTACGGCACCAGCGTGCAGAGCGTCCGGGAGGTGGCCGAGCAG caggGTAAGCACTGCATCCTGGACGTGTCGGCCAACGCGGTGCGCAGGCTGCAGGCCGCCCAGCTCCACCCAATCGCCATCTTCGTCCGGCCCAAGTCCCTGGAGAACGTCCT TGAGATCAACACCCGTCTGACGGAGGAGCAGGCCAGGAAGGGAATGGACCGCGCCCTGAAACTGGAACAGGACTTCCTGGAGTGCTTCTCAG CCGTGGTGGACGGGGACAGCTTTGAAGAGGTCTACCACAAGGTGAAGACGGTGATCGAGGAGCAGTCAGGGCCCTACATCTGGATCCCCACCCGAGAGAGGCTGTGA
- the dlg4a gene encoding disks large homolog 4 isoform X5 yields MKGRSSIPSLCPCVKYRYQDEETPPLEHSPSHLAPGKSAEMLHMSDKNLAAMEALHGYTPHTHISPVKGNSPPMVVNTDTLDGSPYVNGTEGEIEYEEITLERGNSGLGFSIAGGTDNPHVGDDPSIFITKIIPGGAAAQDGRLSVNDCILFVNDVDVREVTHSQAVEALKEAGAIVRLYVLRRKPAAEKVTEIKLIKGPKGLGFSIAGGVGNQHIPGDNSIYVTKIIEGGAAHKDGRLQIGDKILAVNTVCLEDVMHEDAVGALKNTAEVVYLRVAKPNNLYLTNSYNPPDLTSTYSHMDTDLSHPNYLGSDYPQALTPTSPSRFSPVLHGMMGDEDLPRDPRRVLIHRGSTGLGFNIVGGEDGEGIFISFILAGGPADLSGELHKGDQIISVNGVDLRMATHEQAAAALKNAGQTVTIIAQYRPDEYSRFEAKIHDLREQLMNSSMGSGTTTLRSNTKRGFYLRALFDYDKTADCGFLSQALGFHFGDVLHVIDCGDEEWWQARRVTTPNEAEEMGFIPSKHRVERKEWSRTKERDHSRETLGSQGNPHSYETVTQVEVHYARPIIILGPVKDRVNDDLLSEFPDKFGSCVPHTTRPKREYEVDGRDYHFVSSREQMEKDIQSHRFIEAGQYNSHLYGTSVQSVREVAEQQGKHCILDVSANAVRRLQAAQLHPIAIFVRPKSLENVLEINTRLTEEQARKGMDRALKLEQDFLECFSAVVDGDSFEEVYHKVKTVIEEQSGPYIWIPTRERL; encoded by the exons AAGTACAGGTACCAGGATGAGGAGACGCCCCCCCTGGAGCACAGTCCATCCCACCTGGCCCCAGGGAAGAGCGCAGAGATGCTGCACATGAGCGACAAGAACCTGGCCGCCATGGAGGCCCTGCACGGatacacacctcacacacacatctctcctgttaag GGAAATTCTCCCCCAATGGTTGTGAACACGGACACACTCGACGGCTCGCCATAC GTAAATGGAACCGAAGGAGAAATCGAATATGAGGAGATCACATTGGAGCGA GGGAACTCAGGTCTGGGCTTCAGCATCGCCGGGGGAACTGACAACCCCCACGTGGGAGACGACCCCAGCATCTTCATCACCAAAATCATCCCTGGAGGCGCGGCGGCCCAGGACGGCCGTTTGAG CGTCAACGACTGCATCCTGTTTGTGAACGACGTGGACGTGAGGGAGGTGACCCACAGCCAGGCGGTGGAGGCGCTGAAGGAGGCCGGGGCCATCGTCCGCCTCTACGTCCTACGGAGGAAGCCCGCGGCCGAGAAAGTCACAGAGATCAAACTCATCAAGGGACCcaaag GGTTGGGTTTCAGCATTGCTGGAGGGGTGGGGAACCAGCATATACCAGGAGACAACAGCATCTATGTCACCAAGATCATTGAGGGTGGGGCCGCCCACAAAGATGGCCGCCTGCAGATCGGGGACAAGATACTGGCG GTGAACACCGTGTGTTTGGAGGACGTGATGCACGAGGACGCGGTGGGCGCGCTAAAGAACACGGCTGAGGTGGTGTACCTGCGCGTGGCCAAGCCCAACAACCTGTACCTGACCAACTCCTACAACCCCCCAGACCTCACCAGCA CATATTCTCATATGGACACGGACCTCAGCCACCCCAACTACCTTGGCTCGGATTACCCACAAGCCCTCACTCCCACCTCGCCCAGCCGGTTCTCACCTGTGCTGCATGGCATGATGGGAGACGAAGACCTGCCCAG ggacccTAGGAGAGTGCTGATCCACAGGGGGTCCACGGGACTAGGCTTCAACATcgtgggaggagaggacggggaGGGCATCTTCATCTCCTTCATCCTGGCCGGAGGCCCGGCCGACCTGAGCGGGGAGCTGCACAAGGGAGACCAGATCATCAGT GTGAACGGCGTCGACCTGCGGATGGCGACTCATGAGCAGGCGGCCGCAGCACTGAAGAACGCCGGTCAGACTGTCACCATCATCGCTCAGTACCGGCCCGACG agtACAGCCGCTTTGAGGCGAAGATCCACGATCTGAGAGAGCAGCTGATGAACAGCAGTATGGGATCTGGAACGACCACGCTACGAAGCAACACCAAGAGGGGATTCTACTTAAG GGCTCTGTTTGACTACGACAAGACGGCAGACTGCGGCTTCCTCAGCCAGGCGCTGGGCTTCCACTTCGGGGACGTGCTCCACGTCATCGACTGTGGGGACGAGGAGTGGTGGCAGGCCCGCCGGGTCACCACCCCCAACGAGGCCGAGGAGATGGGCTTCATCCCCAGCAAACACAG GGTAGAAAGGAAAGAATGGTCTCGCACCAAAGAGAGG GACCACAGTCGCGAAACTCTGGGCTCTCAAG GGAACCCACACAGTTATGAGACGGTCACACAAGTAGAAG TCCATTACGCCAGGCCCATCATTATTCTGGGCCCGGTGAAAGACCGAGTCAACGACGACCTACTCTCAGAGTTCCCCGACAAGTTTGGATCCTGTGTTCCAC ACACCACGCGGCCCAAGCGGGAGTACGAGGTGGATGGGCGGGACTACCACTTTGTGTCGTCAAGGGAACAGATGGAGAAGGACATCCAGAGCCACCGCTTCATCGAGGCCGGCCAGTACAACAGCCACCTGTACGGCACCAGCGTGCAGAGCGTCCGGGAGGTGGCCGAGCAG caggGTAAGCACTGCATCCTGGACGTGTCGGCCAACGCGGTGCGCAGGCTGCAGGCCGCCCAGCTCCACCCAATCGCCATCTTCGTCCGGCCCAAGTCCCTGGAGAACGTCCT TGAGATCAACACCCGTCTGACGGAGGAGCAGGCCAGGAAGGGAATGGACCGCGCCCTGAAACTGGAACAGGACTTCCTGGAGTGCTTCTCAG CCGTGGTGGACGGGGACAGCTTTGAAGAGGTCTACCACAAGGTGAAGACGGTGATCGAGGAGCAGTCAGGGCCCTACATCTGGATCCCCACCCGAGAGAGGCTGTGA
- the dlg4a gene encoding disks large homolog 4 isoform X3: MKGRSSIPSLCPCVKYRYQDEETPPLEHSPSHLAPGKSAEMLHMSDKNLAAMEALHGYTPHTHISPVKPVLMSSGHTPMYTSAVSTLGNSPPMVVNTDTLDGSPYVNGTEGEIEYEEITLERGNSGLGFSIAGGTDNPHVGDDPSIFITKIIPGGAAAQDGRLSVNDCILFVNDVDVREVTHSQAVEALKEAGAIVRLYVLRRKPAAEKVTEIKLIKGPKGLGFSIAGGVGNQHIPGDNSIYVTKIIEGGAAHKDGRLQIGDKILAVNTVCLEDVMHEDAVGALKNTAEVVYLRVAKPNNLYLTNSYNPPDLTSTYSHMDTDLSHPNYLGSDYPQALTPTSPSRFSPVLHGMMGDEDLPRDPRRVLIHRGSTGLGFNIVGGEDGEGIFISFILAGGPADLSGELHKGDQIISVNGVDLRMATHEQAAAALKNAGQTVTIIAQYRPDEYSRFEAKIHDLREQLMNSSMGSGTTTLRSNTKRGFYLRALFDYDKTADCGFLSQALGFHFGDVLHVIDCGDEEWWQARRVTTPNEAEEMGFIPSKHRVERKEWSRTKERDHSRETLGSQGNPHSYETVTQVEVHYARPIIILGPVKDRVNDDLLSEFPDKFGSCVPHTTRPKREYEVDGRDYHFVSSREQMEKDIQSHRFIEAGQYNSHLYGTSVQSVREVAEQQGKHCILDVSANAVRRLQAAQLHPIAIFVRPKSLENVLEINTRLTEEQARKGMDRALKLEQDFLECFSAVVDGDSFEEVYHKVKTVIEEQSGPYIWIPTRERL, from the exons AAGTACAGGTACCAGGATGAGGAGACGCCCCCCCTGGAGCACAGTCCATCCCACCTGGCCCCAGGGAAGAGCGCAGAGATGCTGCACATGAGCGACAAGAACCTGGCCGCCATGGAGGCCCTGCACGGatacacacctcacacacacatctctcctgttaag CCTGTGTTGATGTCCTCGGGACACACGCCGATGTACACCTCCGCCGTTTCCACGCTG GGAAATTCTCCCCCAATGGTTGTGAACACGGACACACTCGACGGCTCGCCATAC GTAAATGGAACCGAAGGAGAAATCGAATATGAGGAGATCACATTGGAGCGA GGGAACTCAGGTCTGGGCTTCAGCATCGCCGGGGGAACTGACAACCCCCACGTGGGAGACGACCCCAGCATCTTCATCACCAAAATCATCCCTGGAGGCGCGGCGGCCCAGGACGGCCGTTTGAG CGTCAACGACTGCATCCTGTTTGTGAACGACGTGGACGTGAGGGAGGTGACCCACAGCCAGGCGGTGGAGGCGCTGAAGGAGGCCGGGGCCATCGTCCGCCTCTACGTCCTACGGAGGAAGCCCGCGGCCGAGAAAGTCACAGAGATCAAACTCATCAAGGGACCcaaag GGTTGGGTTTCAGCATTGCTGGAGGGGTGGGGAACCAGCATATACCAGGAGACAACAGCATCTATGTCACCAAGATCATTGAGGGTGGGGCCGCCCACAAAGATGGCCGCCTGCAGATCGGGGACAAGATACTGGCG GTGAACACCGTGTGTTTGGAGGACGTGATGCACGAGGACGCGGTGGGCGCGCTAAAGAACACGGCTGAGGTGGTGTACCTGCGCGTGGCCAAGCCCAACAACCTGTACCTGACCAACTCCTACAACCCCCCAGACCTCACCAGCA CATATTCTCATATGGACACGGACCTCAGCCACCCCAACTACCTTGGCTCGGATTACCCACAAGCCCTCACTCCCACCTCGCCCAGCCGGTTCTCACCTGTGCTGCATGGCATGATGGGAGACGAAGACCTGCCCAG ggacccTAGGAGAGTGCTGATCCACAGGGGGTCCACGGGACTAGGCTTCAACATcgtgggaggagaggacggggaGGGCATCTTCATCTCCTTCATCCTGGCCGGAGGCCCGGCCGACCTGAGCGGGGAGCTGCACAAGGGAGACCAGATCATCAGT GTGAACGGCGTCGACCTGCGGATGGCGACTCATGAGCAGGCGGCCGCAGCACTGAAGAACGCCGGTCAGACTGTCACCATCATCGCTCAGTACCGGCCCGACG agtACAGCCGCTTTGAGGCGAAGATCCACGATCTGAGAGAGCAGCTGATGAACAGCAGTATGGGATCTGGAACGACCACGCTACGAAGCAACACCAAGAGGGGATTCTACTTAAG GGCTCTGTTTGACTACGACAAGACGGCAGACTGCGGCTTCCTCAGCCAGGCGCTGGGCTTCCACTTCGGGGACGTGCTCCACGTCATCGACTGTGGGGACGAGGAGTGGTGGCAGGCCCGCCGGGTCACCACCCCCAACGAGGCCGAGGAGATGGGCTTCATCCCCAGCAAACACAG GGTAGAAAGGAAAGAATGGTCTCGCACCAAAGAGAGG GACCACAGTCGCGAAACTCTGGGCTCTCAAG GGAACCCACACAGTTATGAGACGGTCACACAAGTAGAAG TCCATTACGCCAGGCCCATCATTATTCTGGGCCCGGTGAAAGACCGAGTCAACGACGACCTACTCTCAGAGTTCCCCGACAAGTTTGGATCCTGTGTTCCAC ACACCACGCGGCCCAAGCGGGAGTACGAGGTGGATGGGCGGGACTACCACTTTGTGTCGTCAAGGGAACAGATGGAGAAGGACATCCAGAGCCACCGCTTCATCGAGGCCGGCCAGTACAACAGCCACCTGTACGGCACCAGCGTGCAGAGCGTCCGGGAGGTGGCCGAGCAG caggGTAAGCACTGCATCCTGGACGTGTCGGCCAACGCGGTGCGCAGGCTGCAGGCCGCCCAGCTCCACCCAATCGCCATCTTCGTCCGGCCCAAGTCCCTGGAGAACGTCCT TGAGATCAACACCCGTCTGACGGAGGAGCAGGCCAGGAAGGGAATGGACCGCGCCCTGAAACTGGAACAGGACTTCCTGGAGTGCTTCTCAG CCGTGGTGGACGGGGACAGCTTTGAAGAGGTCTACCACAAGGTGAAGACGGTGATCGAGGAGCAGTCAGGGCCCTACATCTGGATCCCCACCCGAGAGAGGCTGTGA
- the dlg4a gene encoding disks large homolog 4 isoform X2 — MSSLPLRNLKCLSPVMCQCKVICSNRTLSLMFGCKKYRYQDEETPPLEHSPSHLAPGKSAEMLHMSDKNLAAMEALHGYTPHTHISPVKGNSPPMVVNTDTLDGSPYVNGTEGEIEYEEITLERGNSGLGFSIAGGTDNPHVGDDPSIFITKIIPGGAAAQDGRLSVNDCILFVNDVDVREVTHSQAVEALKEAGAIVRLYVLRRKPAAEKVTEIKLIKGPKGLGFSIAGGVGNQHIPGDNSIYVTKIIEGGAAHKDGRLQIGDKILAVNTVCLEDVMHEDAVGALKNTAEVVYLRVAKPNNLYLTNSYNPPDLTSTYSHMDTDLSHPNYLGSDYPQALTPTSPSRFSPVLHGMMGDEDLPRDPRRVLIHRGSTGLGFNIVGGEDGEGIFISFILAGGPADLSGELHKGDQIISVNGVDLRMATHEQAAAALKNAGQTVTIIAQYRPDEYSRFEAKIHDLREQLMNSSMGSGTTTLRSNTKRGFYLRALFDYDKTADCGFLSQALGFHFGDVLHVIDCGDEEWWQARRVTTPNEAEEMGFIPSKHRVERKEWSRTKERDHSRETLGSQGNPHSYETVTQVEVHYARPIIILGPVKDRVNDDLLSEFPDKFGSCVPHTTRPKREYEVDGRDYHFVSSREQMEKDIQSHRFIEAGQYNSHLYGTSVQSVREVAEQQGKHCILDVSANAVRRLQAAQLHPIAIFVRPKSLENVLEINTRLTEEQARKGMDRALKLEQDFLECFSAVVDGDSFEEVYHKVKTVIEEQSGPYIWIPTRERL, encoded by the exons AAGTACAGGTACCAGGATGAGGAGACGCCCCCCCTGGAGCACAGTCCATCCCACCTGGCCCCAGGGAAGAGCGCAGAGATGCTGCACATGAGCGACAAGAACCTGGCCGCCATGGAGGCCCTGCACGGatacacacctcacacacacatctctcctgttaag GGAAATTCTCCCCCAATGGTTGTGAACACGGACACACTCGACGGCTCGCCATAC GTAAATGGAACCGAAGGAGAAATCGAATATGAGGAGATCACATTGGAGCGA GGGAACTCAGGTCTGGGCTTCAGCATCGCCGGGGGAACTGACAACCCCCACGTGGGAGACGACCCCAGCATCTTCATCACCAAAATCATCCCTGGAGGCGCGGCGGCCCAGGACGGCCGTTTGAG CGTCAACGACTGCATCCTGTTTGTGAACGACGTGGACGTGAGGGAGGTGACCCACAGCCAGGCGGTGGAGGCGCTGAAGGAGGCCGGGGCCATCGTCCGCCTCTACGTCCTACGGAGGAAGCCCGCGGCCGAGAAAGTCACAGAGATCAAACTCATCAAGGGACCcaaag GGTTGGGTTTCAGCATTGCTGGAGGGGTGGGGAACCAGCATATACCAGGAGACAACAGCATCTATGTCACCAAGATCATTGAGGGTGGGGCCGCCCACAAAGATGGCCGCCTGCAGATCGGGGACAAGATACTGGCG GTGAACACCGTGTGTTTGGAGGACGTGATGCACGAGGACGCGGTGGGCGCGCTAAAGAACACGGCTGAGGTGGTGTACCTGCGCGTGGCCAAGCCCAACAACCTGTACCTGACCAACTCCTACAACCCCCCAGACCTCACCAGCA CATATTCTCATATGGACACGGACCTCAGCCACCCCAACTACCTTGGCTCGGATTACCCACAAGCCCTCACTCCCACCTCGCCCAGCCGGTTCTCACCTGTGCTGCATGGCATGATGGGAGACGAAGACCTGCCCAG ggacccTAGGAGAGTGCTGATCCACAGGGGGTCCACGGGACTAGGCTTCAACATcgtgggaggagaggacggggaGGGCATCTTCATCTCCTTCATCCTGGCCGGAGGCCCGGCCGACCTGAGCGGGGAGCTGCACAAGGGAGACCAGATCATCAGT GTGAACGGCGTCGACCTGCGGATGGCGACTCATGAGCAGGCGGCCGCAGCACTGAAGAACGCCGGTCAGACTGTCACCATCATCGCTCAGTACCGGCCCGACG agtACAGCCGCTTTGAGGCGAAGATCCACGATCTGAGAGAGCAGCTGATGAACAGCAGTATGGGATCTGGAACGACCACGCTACGAAGCAACACCAAGAGGGGATTCTACTTAAG GGCTCTGTTTGACTACGACAAGACGGCAGACTGCGGCTTCCTCAGCCAGGCGCTGGGCTTCCACTTCGGGGACGTGCTCCACGTCATCGACTGTGGGGACGAGGAGTGGTGGCAGGCCCGCCGGGTCACCACCCCCAACGAGGCCGAGGAGATGGGCTTCATCCCCAGCAAACACAG GGTAGAAAGGAAAGAATGGTCTCGCACCAAAGAGAGG GACCACAGTCGCGAAACTCTGGGCTCTCAAG GGAACCCACACAGTTATGAGACGGTCACACAAGTAGAAG TCCATTACGCCAGGCCCATCATTATTCTGGGCCCGGTGAAAGACCGAGTCAACGACGACCTACTCTCAGAGTTCCCCGACAAGTTTGGATCCTGTGTTCCAC ACACCACGCGGCCCAAGCGGGAGTACGAGGTGGATGGGCGGGACTACCACTTTGTGTCGTCAAGGGAACAGATGGAGAAGGACATCCAGAGCCACCGCTTCATCGAGGCCGGCCAGTACAACAGCCACCTGTACGGCACCAGCGTGCAGAGCGTCCGGGAGGTGGCCGAGCAG caggGTAAGCACTGCATCCTGGACGTGTCGGCCAACGCGGTGCGCAGGCTGCAGGCCGCCCAGCTCCACCCAATCGCCATCTTCGTCCGGCCCAAGTCCCTGGAGAACGTCCT TGAGATCAACACCCGTCTGACGGAGGAGCAGGCCAGGAAGGGAATGGACCGCGCCCTGAAACTGGAACAGGACTTCCTGGAGTGCTTCTCAG CCGTGGTGGACGGGGACAGCTTTGAAGAGGTCTACCACAAGGTGAAGACGGTGATCGAGGAGCAGTCAGGGCCCTACATCTGGATCCCCACCCGAGAGAGGCTGTGA